The Agromyces mangrovi genome contains a region encoding:
- a CDS encoding bifunctional aldolase/short-chain dehydrogenase encodes MTNPAAADLIARSNRLGADPKNTNYAGGNTSAKGTETDPVTGEPVELLWVKGSGGDLGTLKEQGLAVLRMDRMRALVDVYPGVDREDEMVAAFDYALHGKGGAAPSIDTAMHGLVDAAHVDHLHPDSGIAIATSADGEELTAKIFGDKVVWVPWRRPGFQLGLDIAAIKEANPQAVGCILGGHGITAWGDTSEETEANSLWIIDTAAAYIAEHGKADPFGGVVAGFEALPEAQRHAKAAALAPTIRGLASHDKPMVGHYTDSDVVLDFLASEKLAPLAELGTSCPDHFLRTKVKPMVLDLPADASIEDSIARLKELHEAYRADYQAYYDAHATEASPAIRGADPLIVLVPGVGMFSYGANKQTARVAGEFYVNAINVMRGAEALSTYSPISDAEKFRIEYWALEEAKLQRMPKPKTHQGRIAFVTGAASGIGKAIATRLAAEGACVVVADLDLEKAQGVAAELGGTDVAIGVAANVADAAGVQAAIDATVLAFGGIDLVVNNAGLSLSKPLLETTEKDWDLQHDVMAKGSFLVSKAAAKALIEQEMGGDIIYISSKNSVFAGPNNIAYSATKADQAHQVRLLAVELGEYGVRVNGINPDGVVRGSGIFAAGWGANRAKTYGVEEKDLGKFYAQRTILKREVVPENVADAVFVLTGPELSRTTGLHVPVDSGVAAAFIR; translated from the coding sequence ATGACGAACCCCGCAGCCGCCGACCTCATCGCGCGGTCGAACCGCCTCGGCGCCGACCCGAAGAACACCAACTACGCCGGCGGCAACACGTCGGCCAAGGGCACCGAGACCGACCCGGTCACGGGCGAGCCCGTCGAGCTGCTCTGGGTGAAGGGCTCGGGCGGCGACCTCGGCACGCTGAAGGAGCAGGGCCTCGCGGTGCTGCGCATGGACCGCATGCGGGCGCTCGTCGACGTCTACCCCGGCGTCGACCGCGAGGACGAGATGGTCGCCGCGTTCGACTACGCACTGCACGGCAAGGGCGGCGCGGCCCCCTCGATCGACACCGCCATGCACGGCCTCGTCGACGCCGCGCACGTCGACCACCTGCACCCCGACTCGGGCATCGCCATCGCCACCTCGGCCGACGGCGAGGAGCTCACCGCGAAGATCTTCGGGGACAAGGTCGTGTGGGTGCCGTGGCGCCGCCCGGGCTTCCAGCTCGGCCTCGACATCGCCGCGATCAAGGAGGCGAACCCGCAGGCCGTGGGCTGCATCCTCGGCGGCCACGGCATCACCGCCTGGGGCGACACGAGCGAGGAGACGGAAGCCAACTCGCTCTGGATCATCGACACCGCGGCCGCGTACATCGCCGAGCACGGGAAGGCCGACCCGTTCGGCGGCGTCGTCGCCGGCTTCGAGGCCCTCCCCGAGGCCCAGCGCCACGCCAAGGCGGCCGCGCTCGCGCCGACGATCCGCGGCCTCGCGAGCCACGACAAGCCCATGGTCGGCCACTACACCGACTCCGACGTCGTGCTCGACTTCCTCGCCTCGGAGAAGCTCGCCCCGCTCGCCGAGCTCGGCACGAGCTGCCCCGACCACTTCCTGCGCACCAAGGTGAAGCCGATGGTGCTCGACCTGCCGGCCGACGCGTCGATCGAGGACTCGATCGCGCGCCTGAAGGAGCTGCACGAGGCCTACCGCGCCGACTACCAGGCGTACTACGACGCGCACGCGACCGAGGCGAGCCCCGCGATCCGCGGCGCCGACCCGCTCATCGTGCTGGTGCCCGGCGTCGGCATGTTCAGCTACGGCGCGAACAAGCAGACCGCGCGCGTGGCCGGCGAGTTCTACGTCAACGCCATCAACGTGATGCGCGGCGCCGAGGCGCTCTCGACCTACTCCCCCATCTCCGACGCGGAGAAGTTCCGCATCGAGTACTGGGCACTCGAGGAGGCCAAGCTCCAGCGCATGCCGAAGCCCAAGACCCACCAGGGCCGCATCGCGTTCGTCACCGGCGCCGCCTCGGGCATCGGCAAGGCCATCGCGACCCGGCTCGCCGCCGAGGGCGCGTGCGTGGTGGTCGCCGACCTCGATCTCGAGAAGGCGCAGGGCGTCGCCGCCGAGCTCGGCGGCACCGACGTCGCCATCGGCGTGGCCGCGAACGTAGCCGATGCCGCGGGCGTGCAGGCCGCGATCGACGCCACCGTGCTCGCGTTCGGCGGCATCGACCTGGTCGTGAACAACGCCGGCCTCTCGCTGTCGAAGCCGCTGCTCGAGACCACCGAGAAGGACTGGGACCTCCAGCACGACGTCATGGCGAAGGGCTCGTTCCTCGTCTCGAAGGCCGCCGCGAAGGCGCTCATCGAGCAGGAGATGGGCGGCGACATCATCTACATCTCGTCGAAGAACTCGGTGTTCGCCGGCCCGAACAACATCGCCTACTCGGCGACCAAGGCCGACCAGGCGCACCAGGTGCGCCTGCTCGCGGTCGAGCTCGGAGAGTACGGCGTGCGCGTGAACGGCATCAACCCCGACGGCGTGGTGCGCGGCTCGGGCATCTTCGCCGCCGGCTGGGGCGCCAACCGCGCCAAGACCTACGGCGTCGAGGAGAAGGACCTGGGCAAGTTCTACGCCCAGCGCACCATCCTCAAGCGCGAGGTCGTGCCCGAGAACGTCGCCGACGCGGTGTTCGTGCTGACCGGCCCCGAGCTCAGCCGCACCACGGGCCTGCACGTCCCGGTCGACTCCGGCGTCGCCGCCGCGTTCATCCGATGA
- a CDS encoding carbohydrate ABC transporter permease codes for MTATATPPTAKSTPPPRPEGKQKRRPAKSPYPLWFYIPAGILFTVLFLVPTISSFYFSLTRWSIFDVEFIGFDNYVQFFREPALVQGFINTFIFGFLTSGLKVILGLLLGVLLTSSVIGRGYLRSVVFFPVLVSVIGVGFTFRALMDPFDGAINEVLSWFGIDGPGWLTDPAWALYSVALVDVWRGVGLATLIYIAGIVGIPQEYYEAARVDGASAWRSFWHITLPLSWPATSTVVLLSLIGGLRSFDLIWAMTRGGPGFTSDVIASVIYKQYQAGFYGLSTAGNVILFLVVTAIVVPLSMWLRKREVEQ; via the coding sequence ATGACCGCGACAGCGACGCCCCCGACGGCGAAGTCCACCCCGCCCCCTCGCCCCGAGGGCAAGCAGAAGCGACGGCCGGCGAAGAGCCCGTACCCGCTCTGGTTCTACATCCCGGCCGGCATCCTCTTCACGGTGCTGTTCCTGGTGCCGACGATCTCGTCGTTCTACTTCAGCCTCACCCGTTGGTCGATCTTCGACGTCGAGTTCATCGGGTTCGACAACTACGTGCAGTTCTTCCGCGAGCCGGCGCTCGTGCAGGGCTTCATCAACACGTTCATCTTCGGCTTCCTGACGTCGGGCCTGAAGGTCATCCTGGGCCTCCTGCTCGGCGTGCTGCTCACCTCCAGCGTCATCGGCCGCGGGTACCTCCGCTCGGTCGTGTTCTTCCCGGTGCTGGTCTCGGTGATCGGCGTCGGCTTCACCTTCCGCGCCCTGATGGACCCGTTCGACGGCGCCATCAACGAGGTGCTCTCCTGGTTCGGCATCGACGGGCCCGGCTGGCTCACCGATCCGGCCTGGGCGCTGTACTCGGTCGCCCTCGTCGACGTCTGGCGCGGCGTGGGCCTCGCCACCCTCATCTACATCGCCGGCATCGTCGGCATTCCCCAGGAGTACTACGAGGCGGCCCGCGTCGACGGCGCGAGCGCGTGGCGCAGCTTCTGGCACATCACGCTGCCCCTCTCGTGGCCGGCGACCAGCACGGTCGTCCTGCTCTCGCTCATCGGCGGCCTGCGATCGTTCGACCTCATCTGGGCGATGACGAGAGGCGGACCGGGCTTCACGAGCGACGTGATCGCATCGGTCATCTACAAGCAGTACCAAGCCGGCTTCTACGGCCTGTCCACCGCGGGCAACGTGATCCTGTTCCTCGTGGTGACGGCCATCGTCGTGCCCCTCAGTATGTGGCTCCGGAAGAGGGAGGTCGAGCAGTGA
- a CDS encoding carbohydrate ABC transporter permease: protein MTETRVVTTQLADGQKPLKVRKRRKLTWKGKLQRYGMGSIAILASIIVFLLPFLFILFMAGKDRQEASLFEFAPPEQWMLWENFIAVLETRNYMVVTAFWNSIVLTVASVAIMVILGSMVGYVLQRRKSRWNGVVMLLVLAGLIIPPAVVPTVWVMQSLEIYGTLIGLILIEITFGLAFTVLLIRAFVSSIPKELDEAAIIDGAGSMRLFFTVIFPLLRGVIVTVIVVQAVAVFNTFVNALYFLPGEPTVQLTLYNFQSQSGNQWNLLFMNILIITIPPLILYIFFNRQIVAGMTSGAVKG, encoded by the coding sequence GTGACCGAGACGCGCGTCGTCACGACCCAGCTCGCGGACGGACAGAAGCCCCTCAAGGTGCGCAAGCGTCGCAAGCTCACCTGGAAGGGCAAGCTCCAGCGCTACGGCATGGGGTCGATCGCGATCCTCGCGTCGATCATCGTGTTCCTGCTGCCGTTCCTGTTCATCCTCTTCATGGCGGGCAAGGACCGCCAGGAGGCGTCGCTCTTCGAGTTCGCGCCGCCGGAGCAGTGGATGCTCTGGGAGAACTTCATCGCGGTGCTCGAGACGCGCAACTACATGGTGGTGACCGCGTTCTGGAACTCGATCGTGCTCACCGTGGCATCCGTCGCGATCATGGTGATCCTCGGCTCGATGGTCGGCTACGTGCTCCAGCGCCGGAAGTCGCGCTGGAACGGCGTCGTGATGCTCCTCGTGCTCGCGGGCCTCATCATCCCCCCGGCGGTCGTGCCGACGGTGTGGGTCATGCAGTCGCTCGAGATCTACGGCACGCTGATCGGCCTGATCCTGATCGAGATCACGTTCGGGCTCGCGTTCACGGTGCTGCTCATCCGCGCGTTCGTGTCGTCGATCCCGAAGGAGCTCGACGAAGCGGCGATCATCGACGGCGCGGGGTCGATGCGACTGTTCTTCACCGTCATCTTCCCGCTGCTGCGCGGCGTGATCGTGACCGTGATCGTGGTGCAGGCCGTGGCGGTGTTCAACACGTTCGTGAACGCCCTGTACTTCCTGCCGGGCGAGCCGACGGTGCAGCTGACGCTCTACAACTTCCAGTCGCAGTCGGGGAACCAGTGGAACCTGCTGTTCATGAACATCCTGATCATCACGATCCCGCCGCTGATCCTCTACATCTTCTTCAACCGGCAGATCGTGGCGGGCATGACGAGCGGCGCCGTCAAGGGGTGA
- a CDS encoding ABC transporter substrate-binding protein, producing MQITRNRRTRAVAVAGAALLALPLAACSAGGGDEDSNGDEAIQLSFLIDNGEQTVSMVEALTAAYTEANPNITFDIEQRPGGGEGDNIVKTRLATGEMNDLFLYNSGSLFQALGPDQTLTNLDDQPWVADLTDDFKTVVSTDNGVYGTPIGTSMAGAALYNIPIYEELGLEIPEDWDTFIENSQAIKDAGYVPIAQTYGDTWTSQLFVLGDFGNVDTQDPSWAEEYTAGNAKYVDQPALQGFLNQQDAYEEDLFNEDFASALYDDGVRMVATGEAAVYPMLSFAVGVLQNSYPDNLNDVGVFALPAQDAADTTLTMWQPGGLYVPNTTEGATLDAVKDFLAFTVTAEGCEIQVTAGGANGPFSMTNCTLPDDVPQLVKDMQPYFDEGRTAPALEFLSPIKGPALEQITVEVGSGIRSAEDGAALYDEDVEKQAAQLGLDW from the coding sequence ATGCAGATCACACGCAACCGGCGCACCCGCGCCGTGGCGGTGGCGGGAGCAGCCCTGCTGGCGCTTCCCCTGGCCGCATGTTCCGCCGGAGGCGGCGACGAGGACTCGAACGGCGACGAGGCGATCCAGCTCTCGTTCCTCATCGACAACGGCGAGCAGACCGTCTCGATGGTCGAGGCGCTCACCGCGGCGTACACCGAGGCGAACCCGAACATCACGTTCGACATCGAGCAGCGCCCGGGCGGCGGCGAGGGCGACAACATCGTCAAGACCCGCCTCGCGACGGGCGAGATGAACGACCTGTTCCTGTACAACTCGGGCTCGCTCTTCCAGGCGCTCGGGCCGGACCAGACGCTCACCAACCTCGACGACCAGCCCTGGGTCGCCGACCTGACCGACGACTTCAAGACCGTCGTCTCGACCGACAACGGCGTGTACGGCACCCCGATCGGCACGTCGATGGCGGGCGCCGCGCTCTACAACATCCCGATCTACGAGGAGCTCGGTCTCGAGATCCCCGAGGACTGGGACACGTTCATCGAGAACAGCCAGGCCATCAAGGACGCCGGCTACGTGCCGATCGCCCAGACCTACGGCGACACCTGGACGAGCCAGCTCTTCGTGCTGGGCGACTTCGGCAACGTCGACACGCAGGACCCGAGCTGGGCCGAGGAGTACACGGCGGGCAACGCCAAGTACGTCGACCAGCCGGCGCTGCAGGGCTTCCTCAACCAGCAGGACGCCTACGAGGAGGACCTCTTCAACGAGGACTTCGCGTCGGCGCTCTACGACGACGGCGTGCGCATGGTAGCGACCGGCGAGGCGGCGGTCTACCCGATGCTGAGCTTCGCGGTCGGCGTGCTGCAGAACTCGTACCCCGACAACCTGAACGACGTGGGCGTCTTCGCCCTGCCGGCGCAGGATGCCGCGGACACGACGCTCACCATGTGGCAGCCGGGCGGCCTGTACGTCCCGAACACCACCGAGGGCGCGACGCTCGACGCCGTGAAGGACTTCCTGGCCTTCACCGTCACCGCCGAGGGCTGCGAGATCCAGGTCACCGCGGGTGGCGCCAACGGCCCGTTCTCGATGACCAACTGCACGCTGCCCGACGACGTGCCCCAGCTGGTGAAGGACATGCAGCCCTACTTCGACGAGGGACGCACCGCTCCGGCGCTCGAGTTCCTCTCCCCCATCAAGGGACCGGCCCTCGAGCAGATCACGGTCGAGGTCGGTTCGGGCATCCGCTCGGCCGAGGACGGCGCCGCGCTCTACGACGAGGACGTGGAGAAGCAGGCCGCCCAGCTCGGTCTCGACTGGTAG
- a CDS encoding nucleotidyltransferase domain-containing protein: MEHQERALAAFVAEQRAAGDATGVIVVGSVARGTEREDSDVDVYLVVPDEHFRRALAENRVAWVEREGADYPGGYVDVKLTCRWYLAEAARHGDDPTRASFEGARVAWSRDPGLGRAIEAVARLDEAEWDRRVASHLAQVRLHGGYFLDQAVASGDDFLRAHATTHLTLAVARLALATERRFLRGPKYVTAAMADLPVPGDVAAAWRDAVATGGPEASARLIAAVEAWTGDVLPAESTLSTFIRDNELAWLRGTLPAEYA, from the coding sequence ATGGAACACCAGGAACGGGCGCTCGCCGCCTTCGTCGCCGAGCAGCGCGCGGCGGGCGACGCCACCGGCGTGATCGTCGTCGGCTCCGTCGCGAGGGGCACCGAGCGCGAGGACTCCGACGTGGACGTCTACCTCGTCGTGCCCGACGAGCACTTCCGCCGCGCGCTCGCCGAGAACCGCGTCGCCTGGGTCGAGCGCGAGGGCGCCGACTACCCGGGCGGGTACGTCGACGTGAAACTCACCTGCCGCTGGTACCTGGCCGAGGCCGCGCGGCACGGCGACGACCCGACCCGCGCCTCGTTCGAGGGCGCGCGCGTGGCCTGGTCGCGCGACCCCGGGCTCGGCCGCGCGATCGAGGCGGTCGCCCGGCTCGACGAGGCGGAGTGGGACCGACGCGTCGCGTCCCACCTCGCGCAGGTGCGTCTCCACGGCGGCTACTTCCTCGACCAGGCCGTCGCGTCGGGCGACGACTTCCTCCGCGCGCACGCGACGACGCACCTCACGCTCGCGGTGGCGCGGCTCGCGCTCGCGACGGAGCGGCGGTTCCTGCGCGGGCCGAAGTACGTCACGGCCGCGATGGCCGACCTCCCCGTGCCCGGCGACGTGGCCGCCGCGTGGCGCGACGCGGTCGCGACCGGTGGGCCCGAGGCATCCGCTCGCCTGATCGCGGCCGTCGAGGCGTGGACCGGCGACGTGCTGCCGGCCGAGTCCACGCTCTCGACGTTCATCCGCGACAACGAGCTGGCATGGCTCCGGGGCACGCTCCCCGCGGAGTACGCCTGA
- a CDS encoding alpha/beta hydrolase fold domain-containing protein — protein MSIAHLLRVYEATDATGEPRTDRTLLVWAHGGAFAFGDLDMPEADWVATRFADLDVPVVSVDYRLAGPGTTFPAASDDVLVAWRWAVANAERLGASRIVIGGASAGANIVTGAVLRMLAASTGGVRERMPDAVFLAYPTLHAVQPAPGADLRAALDANPEADRFGPARVLEMYENYLGGAVDGAPVAAIPGTATREALVGFPPTLIVNDDLDELRVSGEAFAAMLADADVDVTCETEPDVDHGHLNRPEHPAAARTVARVAAWFDELAAAPDSTDPTDPITPTTALPQADRPGDAVHDRPTPTLT, from the coding sequence ATGAGCATCGCGCACCTGCTCCGCGTCTACGAGGCGACGGATGCCACGGGCGAGCCGCGCACCGACCGCACCCTGCTCGTATGGGCGCACGGCGGCGCGTTCGCGTTCGGCGACCTCGACATGCCCGAGGCCGACTGGGTGGCGACGCGCTTCGCCGACCTCGACGTGCCGGTCGTCTCGGTCGACTACCGGCTCGCGGGCCCCGGCACGACGTTCCCCGCCGCATCCGACGACGTGCTCGTCGCCTGGCGCTGGGCCGTCGCGAACGCCGAGCGCCTGGGCGCGAGCCGCATCGTCATCGGCGGTGCGAGTGCGGGCGCCAACATCGTGACCGGCGCGGTGCTGCGCATGCTCGCGGCCTCCACCGGGGGCGTGCGCGAGCGGATGCCCGACGCGGTGTTCCTCGCCTACCCGACGCTGCACGCGGTGCAGCCCGCCCCGGGCGCCGACCTGCGCGCCGCGCTCGACGCGAACCCCGAGGCCGACCGCTTCGGGCCGGCCCGGGTGCTCGAGATGTACGAGAACTACCTCGGCGGCGCGGTCGACGGCGCTCCCGTCGCCGCGATCCCCGGCACCGCGACCCGCGAGGCGCTGGTCGGGTTCCCGCCGACCCTCATCGTCAACGACGACCTCGACGAGCTGCGCGTCTCGGGCGAGGCGTTCGCCGCCATGCTCGCCGACGCCGACGTCGACGTCACCTGCGAGACCGAGCCCGACGTCGACCACGGGCACCTCAACCGACCCGAGCACCCAGCCGCCGCGCGCACCGTCGCGCGCGTCGCCGCGTGGTTCGACGAGCTCGCCGCGGCCCCCGACTCCACCGACCCGACCGACCCGATCACCCCGACGACGGCGCTGCCGCAGGCCGACCGGCCCGGCGACGCCGTGCACGACCGACCGACCCCGACGCTCACGTAA
- a CDS encoding L-rhamnose mutarotase: protein MSSSTPTPQRVCFQLQVHPERLEEYTRRHAAVWPEMLQAIADAGRRNYSLFLRPDGLLIGYYETDDDAAAQRALAADPRTAAWEAEMAPFFVALDGARPDQGAPQLTEVFHLEDQLAALDAEPGPTPPA, encoded by the coding sequence ATGAGCAGCAGCACCCCGACGCCGCAGCGCGTGTGCTTCCAGCTCCAGGTGCACCCCGAGCGCCTCGAGGAGTACACCCGACGGCACGCGGCCGTCTGGCCCGAGATGCTCCAGGCGATCGCCGACGCCGGCCGCCGCAACTACTCCCTCTTCCTCCGCCCCGACGGACTCCTCATCGGCTACTACGAGACCGATGACGACGCGGCCGCGCAGCGCGCACTGGCCGCCGACCCGCGCACCGCGGCCTGGGAGGCCGAGATGGCCCCCTTCTTCGTCGCCCTCGACGGCGCACGCCCCGACCAGGGCGCCCCCCAGCTGACCGAGGTCTTCCACTTGGAGGACCAACTCGCCGCGCTCGACGCCGAGCCCGGCCCGACCCCGCCGGCCTGA